In one window of Massilibacterium senegalense DNA:
- a CDS encoding ABC transporter ATP-binding protein, giving the protein MMKLSNITKVYKNGPLEVPVLHGIDLSIDDGEFLAIMGPSGSGKSTLMNIIGFLDTPTAGTYVLDEKEITAESENTLAKLRNEHIGFVFQQFHLLPKLTALQNVELPLTYAGVSKSERVERAKEMLEKVGLRERMNHLPNQLSGGQKQRVAIARAMVNQPSIILADEPTGALDTKTSAQIMDLFTALNEEGKTIVIVTHEYEIAEYAKRIVVIRDGKVTEDRRNDE; this is encoded by the coding sequence TTGATGAAGTTAAGTAATATTACGAAGGTGTATAAAAATGGACCGTTAGAAGTTCCAGTTCTCCATGGTATTGATTTATCCATTGACGACGGAGAATTTCTCGCTATTATGGGACCATCTGGGTCCGGGAAATCAACGCTAATGAATATCATTGGATTTTTAGATACACCAACAGCTGGAACGTATGTACTAGATGAAAAAGAGATTACGGCTGAATCGGAAAATACGTTAGCAAAGTTACGTAATGAACATATAGGTTTTGTGTTTCAGCAGTTCCATTTGCTTCCCAAATTAACAGCGTTACAAAACGTAGAATTACCGCTTACGTATGCAGGAGTGAGTAAAAGTGAGCGTGTGGAGCGAGCAAAGGAAATGTTGGAAAAAGTAGGGCTACGTGAGCGGATGAATCATTTACCGAATCAATTATCTGGTGGACAAAAGCAACGTGTTGCGATTGCGAGAGCGATGGTCAACCAGCCATCCATCATTTTGGCAGATGAACCGACTGGGGCGCTAGATACGAAAACTAGTGCACAAATTATGGACCTTTTTACTGCTTTAAATGAAGAAGGGAAGACGATTGTGATCGTTACCCATGAATATGAAATTGCCGAATATGCAAAACGAATTGTCGTGATTCGAGACGGAAAAGTCACAGAAGATAGGAGGAATGACGAATGA
- a CDS encoding ABC transporter permease has protein sequence MNIWESFKMSLSSILSHKLRSFLTMLGIIIGVGSVIIVVALGQGAENEIKESVVVNGKNVVDLQFTQEESEDSFGGMYVEMPTLTQDEINLLKKGPLVKNVFGSNDMWGEATFQENKMDVQALGITPGYMEAQNVQMIYGRPLTEKDLTSTNRTVIIDEYTQEKLFKNEEEVLGQVIELMGEPFRVVGVYKSIVPETFRFNQGQFLMSNELLSAVYNIPEINTLSIQAKNPDDMMTAGQQAADLLNRTKEIEGGYFEPFDMGEIEAGIQSVTRTMTMLIGGIAGISLLVGGIGVMNIMLVSVTERTREIGLRKALGATRGKILLQFLIESATLTTIGGIIGILFAAGVCALIAIFAPFTPVISIPVIIVGVLFSMFVGIVFGVIPANKAAKLNPIDALRYE, from the coding sequence ATGAACATATGGGAAAGTTTTAAAATGTCGTTATCCTCTATTTTAAGCCATAAATTACGCTCTTTTTTAACGATGTTAGGGATTATTATAGGTGTTGGTTCTGTCATTATCGTTGTTGCATTAGGACAAGGTGCAGAAAATGAAATCAAAGAATCTGTCGTTGTAAATGGAAAAAATGTAGTCGATCTTCAATTTACACAAGAAGAATCAGAAGATTCTTTTGGAGGAATGTATGTAGAAATGCCCACACTAACACAAGATGAAATTAATCTTTTAAAGAAGGGTCCACTTGTGAAAAATGTTTTCGGTTCAAATGATATGTGGGGAGAAGCTACCTTTCAAGAAAATAAAATGGACGTGCAAGCTCTTGGGATTACACCCGGATATATGGAAGCACAAAATGTGCAAATGATTTACGGACGTCCATTAACAGAAAAAGATCTTACAAGTACGAACAGAACAGTAATCATCGATGAATATACACAAGAAAAATTATTTAAAAATGAAGAAGAAGTGCTCGGACAAGTCATCGAATTAATGGGAGAACCATTTCGCGTGGTAGGTGTATATAAATCGATTGTTCCTGAAACATTTCGTTTTAACCAAGGACAATTTTTAATGAGTAACGAATTATTATCAGCAGTGTATAATATTCCTGAAATTAATACATTATCTATACAAGCGAAAAATCCAGATGATATGATGACTGCTGGTCAACAAGCTGCTGATCTTTTAAATCGAACAAAAGAAATCGAAGGTGGGTATTTCGAACCGTTTGATATGGGTGAAATTGAAGCAGGTATTCAAAGTGTTACACGGACAATGACGATGCTTATTGGAGGAATTGCAGGTATTTCTTTACTAGTAGGTGGAATTGGTGTCATGAATATTATGCTCGTTTCCGTTACAGAACGGACACGAGAAATCGGGTTGCGTAAAGCACTCGGAGCAACGCGTGGAAAGATTTTATTACAATTTTTAATTGAATCTGCCACCTTAACAACAATTGGTGGAATAATCGGTATTCTTTTTGCTGCAGGAGTTTGTGCACTTATTGCCATTTTTGCTCCGTTTACACCGGTAATTTCCATCCCGGTCATTATCGTTGGTGTATTATTTTCGATGTTCGTTGGAATTGTTTTTGGTGTTATTCCAGCCAATAAAGCTGCAAAATTAAATCCAATTGATGCTCTTCGTTATGAATAA
- a CDS encoding B12-binding domain-containing radical SAM protein produces the protein MKTVVTTLNAKYIHTCLALRYLKAYAAPEFDVEMAEYTIKDPVMNIVSDLYNKNPDVIGFSCYIWNIEQTIPIIEMLKKIKPELTIILGGPEVSYDSDDWMKRIPEVDYIVVGEGEKTFKDLLTEIQTEKNMQKVNGIYYRDGENVIMRPPQEKLDLNTIPSPFRFEEDVTAIPKRIQYIETSRGCPFSCQFCLSSIEVGVRYFDKERMKEELLFLMDHGAKTIKFVDRTFNIKRDYALEMFQFIIENHRPGVVFQFEITADIMRPEVLDYLNTHAPAGLIRFEIGVQSTNDHTNELVHRKQNFTKLARTVNMVKEGGKITQHLDLIAGLPEEDYTSFRKTFNDVFAFYPEELQLGFLKMLRGTGLRLRSKDHDYTFMNHAPYEILGNNVLSFADIIKIKQVEDVLEKYWNDHRMDETILYLTEFGFDTAFDFFQSFGAYWEKQGWAKIGHQLEDLFTRLLAFLNNESFANLDLVIGLMKYDYFIRQNYKPRKPWWTFSLTRHEQSNILRQLAEQPALLGKAFENLHLTEKELHKHTMIEVLPFDLSHYLETKEMKREQHLIVSYFSPKQNGTQVFVTNMKNLLPI, from the coding sequence ATGAAAACGGTCGTTACGACATTAAATGCCAAATATATCCACACTTGTTTGGCGCTTCGTTATTTAAAAGCTTACGCAGCTCCTGAATTTGACGTAGAAATGGCTGAATATACAATTAAAGACCCCGTGATGAATATCGTATCGGATTTATACAATAAAAATCCAGATGTAATCGGCTTTAGTTGTTACATATGGAACATTGAACAAACGATTCCAATCATAGAAATGTTAAAAAAAATAAAACCAGAGCTTACCATTATTCTAGGAGGACCGGAAGTTTCTTATGATAGCGATGATTGGATGAAACGTATTCCAGAAGTTGACTATATCGTTGTTGGAGAAGGGGAAAAAACGTTTAAAGATTTACTAACGGAAATACAGACGGAAAAAAATATGCAAAAAGTAAACGGAATCTATTACCGCGACGGTGAAAATGTGATCATGCGCCCCCCACAAGAAAAATTAGATTTAAACACCATTCCTTCCCCGTTTCGATTTGAAGAAGATGTAACGGCTATCCCAAAAAGAATCCAATATATTGAAACGAGTCGTGGTTGTCCGTTTAGTTGTCAGTTTTGCTTATCTTCTATTGAAGTTGGGGTACGGTACTTTGATAAAGAACGGATGAAAGAAGAACTATTATTTTTAATGGACCACGGTGCAAAAACGATTAAATTCGTCGACCGAACGTTTAACATTAAACGAGATTATGCGCTTGAAATGTTTCAATTCATTATTGAAAATCATCGTCCTGGTGTCGTTTTTCAATTTGAAATTACAGCAGATATTATGCGTCCTGAAGTCCTAGATTATTTAAATACACACGCACCAGCTGGATTAATTCGCTTTGAAATCGGAGTACAATCTACCAATGATCATACGAATGAACTTGTTCACCGAAAACAAAACTTTACAAAGTTAGCTCGGACAGTAAATATGGTGAAAGAAGGTGGTAAAATTACCCAACACCTTGATTTAATTGCCGGTTTACCGGAAGAAGATTATACAAGTTTCAGAAAAACATTTAATGATGTATTTGCCTTTTATCCAGAAGAATTACAACTTGGCTTTTTAAAAATGCTACGTGGGACTGGCTTACGACTTCGGTCAAAAGACCATGATTACACATTTATGAACCATGCACCTTATGAAATATTAGGGAATAACGTCCTATCTTTTGCTGATATTATTAAAATTAAACAAGTAGAAGATGTGTTAGAAAAATATTGGAATGATCACAGAATGGATGAAACCATTTTGTATTTAACCGAATTCGGATTTGACACAGCATTTGATTTCTTCCAATCATTCGGAGCATATTGGGAGAAGCAAGGTTGGGCAAAAATTGGGCATCAATTAGAGGATTTATTTACAAGACTACTTGCTTTTTTAAATAACGAGTCATTTGCAAACCTTGACCTTGTAATAGGGTTAATGAAATATGATTATTTCATACGTCAAAACTACAAACCACGAAAACCATGGTGGACATTTAGCTTAACAAGACATGAACAAAGTAATATTTTACGACAATTAGCAGAACAACCAGCCTTATTAGGAAAAGCGTTCGAAAATTTACATTTAACCGAAAAAGAATTGCATAAACATACGATGATTGAAGTTCTTCCATTTGATTTATCTCATTATTTAGAAACAAAAGAAATGAAACGAGAACAACATTTAATCGTTAGCTACTTTTCACCAAAACAAAATGGAACACAAGTCTTTGTTACGAACATGAAAAATTTGCTACCAATCTAA
- a CDS encoding fumarylacetoacetate hydrolase family protein, producing the protein MKLLTVQYKGETIIGALVEEHVIDLQKSSEIVHCAFPYDTLLEGIEAGAVFIKHVTQLLKEVEAKGGVTYPVSAITFLAPIPKWKKNMMCVGKNYALHAIELGSKDDIPEHIMMFTKAPTAVNAHNAVVPLHENVTNMLDYEGELAVIIGKTVRNVSEAEAMDAVFGYTIVNDLTARDLQQRHKQFFIGKSLDGTAPMGPVIVTKDEIKDPHHLSIQTKVNGELRQDANTGQFIFSIPTIISTLSKGMTLEPGDIIATGTPAGVGKGMNPPVFLQEGDVIEVIIEGIGTLRNEVK; encoded by the coding sequence ATGAAATTATTAACAGTGCAATATAAAGGAGAAACCATCATTGGTGCGTTAGTTGAGGAACACGTGATTGATTTACAAAAATCTAGCGAAATAGTACACTGTGCGTTTCCTTATGACACGTTATTAGAAGGAATAGAAGCGGGAGCTGTTTTTATTAAGCATGTTACTCAATTGCTAAAAGAAGTGGAAGCAAAAGGTGGAGTGACATATCCTGTGTCAGCTATTACCTTTTTAGCTCCTATACCGAAGTGGAAGAAAAATATGATGTGTGTCGGAAAAAATTATGCACTTCATGCGATTGAACTAGGAAGTAAAGACGACATTCCAGAACATATTATGATGTTTACAAAAGCGCCGACCGCTGTCAATGCGCATAATGCAGTCGTACCATTACATGAAAATGTGACGAACATGTTAGATTATGAAGGAGAATTAGCGGTTATCATCGGAAAAACAGTACGGAACGTGTCAGAAGCGGAAGCAATGGACGCTGTCTTTGGGTATACTATCGTAAATGACTTAACAGCAAGAGATTTACAACAACGTCATAAACAATTTTTTATCGGAAAAAGTTTAGATGGAACGGCACCAATGGGACCAGTGATTGTAACAAAAGATGAAATAAAAGACCCACATCATCTCTCGATTCAAACAAAAGTAAACGGGGAGCTTCGTCAAGATGCGAATACGGGACAATTTATTTTTTCGATTCCAACTATCATTTCCACATTATCTAAAGGAATGACATTAGAACCAGGGGATATTATCGCAACTGGAACGCCTGCTGGAGTTGGAAAAGGAATGAATCCTCCTGTGTTCTTACAAGAAGGAGATGTTATAGAAGTGATAATAGAAGGGATTGGAACGTTACGTAACGAAGTGAAATAA
- a CDS encoding DUF1516 family protein, giving the protein MLHGHVTGWALLIILFIVAGILAKKGNEKGTKVVQMIMRVLYLVVIATGVGIIFSANYGSLIAPLTTKIVLAIVLIGLMEMTIPKMKRGENTGLFWVLSFVIFGVILYLGYNVLPLTF; this is encoded by the coding sequence ATGTTACATGGTCACGTTACAGGTTGGGCATTATTAATCATTTTATTTATTGTCGCTGGTATTTTAGCGAAAAAAGGAAATGAAAAAGGAACAAAAGTTGTGCAAATGATTATGCGTGTGCTCTATTTAGTCGTTATCGCAACAGGAGTTGGAATTATTTTTTCAGCTAATTACGGTAGCTTAATAGCTCCATTAACGACAAAAATTGTGTTAGCGATTGTTTTAATCGGCTTAATGGAAATGACAATTCCAAAAATGAAACGCGGGGAAAATACCGGTTTATTCTGGGTATTATCATTTGTTATTTTTGGGGTCATTTTATATTTAGGATACAACGTCTTACCTTTAACATTTTAA
- a CDS encoding hemolysin family protein has translation MDDLPLSLFIMMIGVFVLFATFFSIVEVAITHANRIRIRNRDEKGKFNEKANWIMEHQDVTNMAIVMLKTICNTIATTLFVFFMLQLFFHTKAFIFSLIFAVFMVLVFTEFIPKIMVKNHAETIVLKTSTLIYWMTQFMRPMLLPFIRINERMRAQKDPNPSVTEEELKEMIDMSEEEGIINEQEKELVQSALEFNDIIVQEIIKPRIDVVAIDANQSVEEIKEVFLKERFSRLPVYEGDIDHIIGVLSERDFFSAIIQQKEVDIRSLLMQPLFVVGSQKISVLLPELQRRKTHMAIVIDEFGGTEGIVTMEDILEQLVGDIWDEHDETIKVMTQLNENHYLFFADFPIDDFKQVLQVEIPEGNYHTLGGFIVEMLEHIPLQGEQLHFGPLFITVTEVEKRRIRKVRVEVQKEQVSNEQMIGNPSLISEPANG, from the coding sequence TTGGATGATTTGCCACTGAGTTTGTTTATAATGATGATTGGTGTGTTTGTTTTATTTGCTACTTTTTTTTCAATCGTTGAAGTTGCGATTACACACGCAAATCGTATTCGAATCAGAAATAGGGATGAAAAAGGAAAGTTTAATGAAAAAGCAAATTGGATAATGGAACATCAAGATGTGACCAATATGGCTATCGTAATGCTAAAAACAATCTGTAATACGATTGCTACTACATTATTTGTATTTTTTATGTTGCAACTTTTTTTCCACACAAAAGCATTTATTTTTAGTTTGATTTTTGCGGTATTTATGGTGTTAGTATTTACCGAGTTCATTCCTAAAATAATGGTTAAAAATCATGCGGAAACGATTGTATTAAAAACGAGTACACTAATCTACTGGATGACACAATTCATGCGGCCGATGCTTCTACCGTTTATACGAATAAATGAACGAATGAGAGCACAAAAAGATCCGAATCCTTCTGTGACAGAAGAAGAATTGAAAGAAATGATTGATATGAGTGAAGAAGAAGGAATCATTAACGAACAAGAAAAAGAACTTGTCCAAAGTGCGTTAGAATTTAATGACATCATTGTACAAGAAATTATTAAACCACGGATTGATGTTGTAGCAATCGATGCAAACCAATCTGTTGAAGAAATAAAAGAAGTGTTTTTAAAAGAACGTTTTTCCCGTTTACCTGTGTATGAAGGGGATATTGACCATATTATTGGGGTATTATCAGAACGAGACTTTTTTTCCGCCATTATTCAACAAAAAGAAGTGGATATTCGTTCGCTTTTAATGCAGCCACTTTTTGTTGTCGGTTCACAAAAAATTTCTGTATTACTGCCAGAACTTCAAAGACGTAAAACGCACATGGCAATTGTGATTGATGAATTTGGTGGAACGGAAGGTATTGTCACAATGGAAGACATCCTCGAGCAGTTAGTAGGAGATATTTGGGATGAACATGATGAAACGATAAAAGTGATGACACAATTAAACGAGAATCATTATTTGTTTTTTGCGGATTTTCCAATTGATGATTTTAAACAAGTGTTACAAGTAGAAATTCCAGAGGGAAACTATCATACGTTAGGTGGTTTCATTGTTGAAATGTTAGAGCATATTCCTTTGCAAGGAGAACAATTGCACTTCGGTCCTTTATTTATCACCGTGACAGAAGTTGAAAAACGAAGAATCCGTAAAGTAAGAGTAGAAGTGCAAAAAGAACAGGTTTCTAACGAACAAATGATAGGGAATCCTTCTTTGATAAGTGAGCCTGCAAACGGATAA